In a single window of the Rhineura floridana isolate rRhiFlo1 chromosome 3, rRhiFlo1.hap2, whole genome shotgun sequence genome:
- the ANGPTL6 gene encoding angiopoietin-related protein 6, whose amino-acid sequence MKPQYMVVLLLSLARPVLSGPEPLTGPRCTYTFILPQQKFTGAVCWNSVHPLPAPLCLNRSEVEELRFQLGRQQAQMDELRRLVEVDRSVVSEVKALRKESRNVNARVTQLYNQLLHEILQRRERPVQTSQLEGQVANASAEALRVAANYRQLEGKYLALAALVNNQSALISRLERDCQQETRGRVHPQPPLVPVVPHNPVNVVNDSRVHLDAINDIQQDQTAPAEHWPHKAPVPLDGTVQPPVLLTRSAGPWCDCQAAQQDGQSSGITVLQPIGARGIIQAWCDQEYDGGGWTIIQRRQDGSVNFFITWQHYKNGFGNLDGEHWLGLEPIHWLTRQSSYVLRVWMEDWSGRQAYAEYDTFALEPESDFYRLRLGHYQGSAGDSLSWHNGRQFSTLDHDHDAYSGNCAHFQKGGWWYNMCAHSNLNGIWYKGGHYRSRYQDGVYWAEFHGGAYSLRKVAMMIRPSQDT is encoded by the exons ATGAAGCCTCAGTACATGGTGGTGCTGTTGCTGAGTTTGGCCAGGCCAGTTCTGTCAGGTCCTGAACCACTCACTGGGCCAAGGTGCACCTATACCTTCATCTTGCCACAACAGAAGTTCACAGGGGCTGTGTGCTGGAACAGTGTTCACCCTCTGCCAGCGCCCCTGTGCCTCAATCGTAGTGAGGTGGAGGAGCTCCGTTTCCAGCTGGGCCGGCAGCAGGCTCAAATGGATGAGCTGCGTCGACTGGTGGAAGTGGATAGGTCAGTGGTGAGTGAAGTCAAGGCGCTGCGCAAGGAAAGCCGCAATGTCAACGCCCGTGTCACCCAACTATATAATCAGCTGCTTCATGAGATCCTCCAGCGACGAGAGCGGCCAGTACAAACTTCCCAGCTCGAAGGGCAAGTGGCCAATGCCTCTGCTGAGGCCTTGCGCGTAGCTGCCAATTATCGCCAGCTGGAAGGCAAGTATCTTGCCTTGGCAGCCCTGGTCAACAACCAGAGTGCCCTCATCAGCCGACTGGAGAGAGACTGCCAGCAAGAAACAAGGGGCAGAGTGCACCCCCAG CCACCCTTGGTGCCAGTAGTACCTCACAACCCTGTAAACGTTGTAAATGACAGCAGGGTCCATCTTGATGCCATCAATGACATCCAGCAAGACCAGACTGCACCTGCCGAGCACTGGCCACACAAGGCTCCGGTTCCACTGGATGGCACTGTCCAACCACCAGTTTTGCTCACCAGATCCGCAG GGCCATGGTGTGACTGTCAAGCAGCTCAACAGGATGGGCAGTCCAGTGGCATCACCGTGCTGCAACCAATTGGTGCTCGGGGCATCATCCAGGCCTGGTGTGACCAGGAGTATGATGGGGGTGGTTGGACTATCATCCAGCGGCGGCAGGATGGGTCAGTCAACTTCTTTATCACCTGGCAGCACTATAAG aatggttttgGGAATTTGGACGGAGAGCACTGGCTAGGTCTGGAGCCCATTCACTGGTTGACTCGCCAGAGCTCATATGTGCTGCGAGTGTGGATGGAGGATTGGAGCGGGCGCCAGGCTTATGCTGAATATGATACCTTTGCCCTGGAGCCTGAGAGCGATTTCTACCGGTTGCGACTGGGACACTATCAAGGCAGCGCTGGGGACTCCCTGTCCTGGCACAATGGCCGACAATTCAGCACGCTTGACCATGACCATGATGCTTACTCAG GCAATTGTGCCCACTTCCAGAAAGGTGGCTGGTGGTACAATATGTGTGCCCACTCCAATCTCAATGGCATCTGGTACAAGGGAGGGCACTATCGAAGCCGCTATCAGGATGGAGTCTACTGGGCAGAGTTTCATGGTGGTGCCTACTCGCTTCGCAAGGTGGCAATGATGATCCGGCCCTCACAAGACACTTAA